In a single window of the Gossypium hirsutum isolate 1008001.06 chromosome A13, Gossypium_hirsutum_v2.1, whole genome shotgun sequence genome:
- the LOC107938810 gene encoding uncharacterized protein has translation MKKKPIKFPRKTKIQGLFLGFIIRSMSGELQLEPAGARNPSDSDPLLGNQIDSPSPASSSEIRSEDIENGSAPCCRICLECDGEEDDELISPCMCKGTQQFVHRACLDHWRSVKEGFAFSHCTTCKAQFHLRVELFEDNSWRKIKFRLFVARDVFLVFLAVQTVIATMGGFAYVMDKDGAFRKSFSDGWDRILSNHPIPFYYCIGVLAFFVLLGFFGLILHCSSLNSNDPRMAGCQNCCYGWGILDCFPASMEACFALVVVFVVIFAILGIAYGFLAATMAIQRIWQKHYHILTKRELTKEYIVEDLHGSYTPPKLDPEHEERLKMMKLL, from the exons atgaaaaaaaaacccATCAAATTCCCAAGGAAAACGAAAATACAAG gtttgtttttgggttttattaTTCGATCAATGTCGGGGGAATTGCAGTTAGAGCCAGCAGGTGCGCGAAACCCTAGTGATTCTGATCCTCTTTTAGGAAACCAGATCGATTCGCCGTCGCCGGCGAGTTCGAGTGAGATTCGGAGTGAAGATATCGAGAATGGTTCGGCTCCTTGTTGCCGCATTTGCCTCGAGTGCGATGGTGAAGAAG ATGATGAATTGATATCTCCATGTATGTGCAAAGGCACCCAACAATTTGTTCATCGTGCTTGCCTTGATCATTGGCGTTCGGTAAAG GAAGGGTTTGCTTTCTCCCATTGCACGACTTGCAAGGCTCAGTTTCACCTTCGAGTTGAATTGTTTGAGGACAACTCTTGGCGTAAAATAAAGTTCAGACTTTTTGTTGCAAGAGATGTCTTTCTCGTATTCTTGGCCGTACAAACT GTCATTGCTACAATGGGAGGCTTTGCATATGTCATGGATAAAGATGGGGCTTTTCGGAAATCATTCAGTGATGGTTGGGATCGTATACTGTCAAACCATCCTATACCATTTTATTATTGCATAG GGGTGCTTGCCTTCTTTGTGTTGCTTGGATTTTTCGGGCTCATATTGCATTGCTCCTCTCTCAATAGCAATGACCCACGAATGGCTGGATGCCAGAATTGCTGTTATGGGTGGGGTATATTGGATTGCTTTCCTGCATCTATGGAAGCATGCTTTGCACTTGTGGTCGTTTTCGTTGTAATCTTTGCCATTCTGGGGATAGCTTATGGTTTCCTTGCTGCCACAATGGCAATTCAGCGGATCTGGCAGAAACACTACCACATTCTTACTAAGAGGGAGCTTACTAAG GAGTACATTGTTGAAGACCTTCACGGCTCTTATACCCCACCTAAACTTGATCCGGAACACGAAGAACGCTTGAAAATGATGAAGCTTTTGTAG
- the LOC107938808 gene encoding potassium channel AKT1 codes for MFRVSVCGQEDIEQISRESSHYSLSTGILPSLGARSNRRVKLKRFIVSPYDRRYRVWETFLVILVIYTAWVSPLEFGFLKKPESPLSITDNVVNGFFAMDIILTFFVAYLDKTTYLLIDDHKKIGWKYSSSWLAFDIISTIPSELAQKISPKPLRSYGLFNMLRLWRLRRVSALFSRMEKDKNYNYFWVRCAKLICVTLFAVHCAGCFYYYIAARYHDPGRTWIALSLGDNFLKQSLWIRYVTSMYWSITTLTTVGYGDLHPVNTREMVFTIFYMLFNLGLTAYLIGNMTNLVVHGTSRTRRFRDTIQAASSFALRNQLPHRLQDQMLAHLCLKFRTDSEGLQQQEIIDSLPKAIRSSISHYLFYSLMDKVYLFRGVSNDLLFQLVSEMKAEYFPPKEDVILQNEAPTDFYILVTGAMDLLVLKNGAEQVVGEAKAGDLCGEIGVLCYRPQLFTVRTKRLCQLLRLNRTAFLNIIQANVGDGTIIMNNLLQHLKDMNDPIMEGVLIETENMLARGRMDLPLNLCFAALRGDDLLLNQLLKRGLDPNESDNNGRTALHIAASKGSENCVLLLLDYGADPNVKDSEGNVPLWEAMLAGHDKVAKLLKENGASINVGDVGHYACTAAEQNNLNLLKEIIRYGGDLTRPRHNGTTALHVAVCEGNVEIVKYLVDQGADIDKPDVHGWTPRELAEQQGHEEIKTMFESRKEMKTQSIMSIPEKAETQYLGRFTSEPVIRPVAPDVTDGSWSQSRRRRRTSNFHNSLFGIMSAANNMEKDLLLSVHKPKGVKDCVVNSARVVISCPEKGQTIGKLVSLPGNFEELLEMGAKKFGIIGGKVVSKEGAEIDGIEVIRDGDHLVFVSDGQMQHQQHSQVPHCIG; via the exons ATGTTTCGAGTTTCAGTATGTGGGCAAGAAGATATAGAACAAATATCGAGAGAAAGCAGCCATTACAGTTTATCAACCGGTATACTCCCTTCGCTTGGAGCAAGAAGTAACCGTAGAGTCAAGCTCAAGAGATTCATCGTTTCTCCTTATGATCGTCGTTACAG GGTATGGGAGACTTTTCTGGTTATTTTAGTCATCTATACAGCTTGGGTTTCACCATTGGAGTTTGGGTTCCTTAAGAAACCTGAATCACCACTCTCCATTACTGATAATGTTGTTAATGGATTCTTTGCCATGGATATTATCCTCACATTCTTTGTTGCATACCTTGATAAAACAACCTATCTACTCATCGATGATCACAAGAAGATCGGTTGGAAGTACAGCAGTTCGTGGCTGGCTTTCGACATTATATCGACGATACCATCTGAACTCGCTCAGAAAATCTCCCCTAAGCCATTGCGTTCCTATGGCTTGTTCAATATGCTTCGCCTTTGGCGTCTGCGCAGAGTTAGTGCATTGTTTTCCAG AATGGAGAAAGACAAGAATTACAACTACTTTTGGGTTCGATGTGCAAAGCTTATTTGT GTTACACTTTTTGCAGTTCATTGTGCTGGatgtttctattattatatagCTGCACGATATCATGATCCGGGAAGAACATGGATCGCACTCTCACTTGGAGACAATTTCCTCAAACAGAGCTTGTGGATACGATATGTGACATCGATGTACTGGTCTATCACTACACTGACCACTGTTGGCTATGGTGATTTGCATCCTGTGAATACTAGGGAGATGGTGTTTACCATTTTCTACATGCTCTTCAACCTTGGGTTGACAGCATACTTGATCGGAAACATGACGAACTTGGTTGTCCATGGAACAAGCCGAACTAGAAGATTT AGGGATACCATTCAAGCAGCTTCGAGTTTTGCTCTGAGAAACCAGTTGCCCCATCGCCTACAAGATCAGATGCTTGCACATTTATGTTTGAAGTTCAGGACAGATTCCGAGGGACTGCAGCAGCAAGAGATTATTGATTCGCTTCCTAAAGCCATTCGGTCGAGCATTTCGCATTATCTTTTCTACTCTCTTATGGATAAAGTTTACTTATTCCGCGGTGTTTCCAATGACTTGCTGTTTCAGCTG GTCTCAGAGATGAAAGCTGAATATTTTCCTCCAAAAGAAGATGTCATCCTGCAGAATGAAGCACCTACGGATTTCTACATCCTTGTCACTGGCGCCATG GATCTATTGGTTCTCAAAAATGGAGCTGAGCAG GTTGTTGGAGAGGCAAAAGCAGGTGATCTCTGTGGTGAGATCGGAGTACTTTGTTATAGGCCACAGCTCTTTACAGTACGTACAAAACGATTGTGCCAACTACTTCGTCTAAACCGGACCGCATTCCTTAATATCATTCAGGCCAATGTTGGAGATGGGACCATAATCATGAATAATCTCCTTCAG CATTTGAAAGACATGAATGACCCAATTATGGAAGGAGTTTTAATTGAGACCGAGAACATGCTAGCTCGAGGGAGAATGGACCTACCTCTCAACCTTTGCTTCGCCGCACTCAGGGGAGATGATTTGTTGCTGAATCAGCTATTGAAAAGGGGGCTTGATCCTAATGAATCAGACAACAATGGAAGAACAGCTTTG CATATAGCTGCATCAAAAGGAAGTGAGAACTGCGTTCTTCTCTTACTGGATTATGGTGCAGATCCAAACGTTAAAG ATTCAGAAGGAAATGTACCATTATGGGAGGCAATGTTAGCTGGCCATGATAAAGTAGCTAAACTGCTAAAGGAAAACGGAGCAAGCATCAATGTTGGAGATGTAGGTCACTATGCTTGCACTGCCGCTGAGCAGAACAACTTAAACTTGCTGAAAGAAATCATTCGATACGGTGGCGATCTCACACGTCCGAGGCACAACGGAACGACAGCTCTTCATGTTGCGGTTTGTGAAGGCAACGTTGAAATAGTCAAGTACCTTGTGGATCAAGGTGCTGACATTGACAAACCTGATGTTCATGGTTGGACACCCAGGGAGCTAGCTGAGCAACAAGGACACGAAGAAATAAAGACAATGTTTGAATCAAGAAAAGAGATGAAAACTCAATCTATCATGTCAATCCCGGAGAAGGCTGAGACACAGTACCTCGGGAGGTTTACAAGTGAGCCAGTGATCCGTCCTGTGGCACCGGATGTTACAGATGGATCATGGAGCCAATCCCGGCGGAGACGTAGGACAAGTAACTTCCACAACTCACTGTTCGGGATAATGTCAGCCGCAAACAACATGGAGAAAGATTTGCTACTGTCAGTACATAAACCTAAGGGTGTGAAGGATTGTGTTGTCAACTCTGCTAGAGTTGTAATAAGTTGTCCAGAAAAGGGACAAACCATTGGGaagcttgtttcacttccagggAACTTTGAGGAATTGCTTGAGATGGGTGCTAAAAAGTTTGGGATCATTGGTGGTAAAGTGGTGAGCAAAGAAGGAGCTGAAATTGATGGTATTGAAGTGATTAGAGATGGTGACCATCTTGTTTTTGTTAGTGATGGTCAAATGCAACATCAACAACATAGTCAAGTACCCCATTGCATTGGGTAA